One Malaclemys terrapin pileata isolate rMalTer1 chromosome 9, rMalTer1.hap1, whole genome shotgun sequence DNA window includes the following coding sequences:
- the LOC128842720 gene encoding fetuin-B-like, producing the protein MTLLVLLLFGIQLLCSWAVSPPLVEPPPLLLSPACNDSAVEAAADLALRQINANQREGYVLGLYRIFSVQEQPQRIAGSVFYLTLDVVETDCHVLSRRLWKDCKNRPTHKTVFGQCKATLYINKPMRIVHLQSYECTLQPVPSSSFLRICPDCPLPGCPTEPKYLETAVVSLAKFNKESEHAHSFSVLNVTKASMQWVVGPSHFVEFTIQETSCSKNESVAEVSKCKPLSPELAHTGLCKGSVMDSQIDKHQFVSISCEIYDPQAPALGEQEQHPGRRSQKPDQDDDESHGHHHHHGRKENRHPHKHEHKQEHRHEHQHPSPSEASHFSPHLEKTVGWVKVLPPKEEHVSLHTLPENQKEHIDGEPVPPEKAKPVPTSPDTHDVADVKKLQTDTSEGKPGLTKPATGPAILPFPEGPLQSDACPGEPKFVNSIILPLLPRNPVKIAVSPGQSETE; encoded by the exons ATGACCCTGCTTGTTTTGCTTCTCTTTGGCATTCAGTTGCTATGCTCCTGGGCTGTCTCTCCTCCATTGGTGGAACCGCCACCTCTGTTACTTTCCCCTGCGTGTAATGACTCTGCAGTAGAGGCAGCTGCGGATCTGGCTCTCCGCCAGATCAATGCCAACCAAAGAGAAGGCTACGTGCTTGGTCTCTATCGAATTTTCAGCGTCCAAGAACAGCCCCAG AGAATCGCTGGTTCTGTCTTCTATctcaccttggatgtggtagaaACTGACTGCCATGTACTCAGCAGAAGGTTGTGGAAGGATTGTAAGAACAGACCTACCCATAAAACT GTTTTTGGGCAGTGTAAAGCAACCCTCTACATTAACAAGCCAATGAGAATTGTTCACCTGCAAAGCTATGAGTGCACTTTACAGCCAG TTCCATCAAGTTCATTTTTAAGGATTTGCCCTGACTGTCCACTCCCTGGCTGTCCAACGGAGCCCAAGTACCTGGAAACTGCTGTTGTAAGCCTGGCCAAATTCAACAAGGAAAGTGAGCACGCTCATTCTTTCTCTGTCCTCAACGTTACCAAAGCTTCAATGCAG TGGGTCGTTGGTCCTTCACACTTTGTAGAATTTACAATTCAGGAGACATCCTGCTCCAAAAATGAATCCGTTGCTGAGGTCTCCAAGTGCAAGCCCCTCTCACCTGAATTGGCT CACACTGGTCTCTGCAAAGGCTCTGTAATGGACAGTCAAATTGATAAACATCAGTTTGTCAGCATATCCTGCGAAATCTACGATCCACAG GCTCCTGCCCTTGGAGAACAGGAGCAGCACCCTGGCCGTAGATCTCAAAAACCCGATCAAGATGATGATGAAAGCCATGGACATCATCACCACCATGGAAGGAAGGAGAACCGGCACCCACACAAACATGAGCATAAGCAAGAGCACAGACATGAGCATCAGCATCCTTCCCCTTCTGAAGCCAGTCATTTCTCCCCACATCTGGAAAAAACAGTGGGTTGGGTTAAAGTTCTCCCTCCTAAAGAGGAGCATGTGTCTCTCCACACCTTACCAGAAAATCAGAAGGAACATATAGATGGAGAGCCTGTTCCCCCAGAGAAGGCAAAGCCAGTGCCAACCTCTCCAGACACACATGATGTCGCTGATGTGAAAAAGCTTCAGACAGACACGTCAGAAGGAAAGCCAGGCTTGACCAAGCCTGCTACTGGCCCAGCCATTCTCCCTTTCCCTGAAGGTCCTTTGCAATCAGATGCGTGCCCAGGAGAGCCCAAGTTTGTTAATTCCATCATCCTCCCTTTGCTTCCCAGAAACCCTGTCAAAATAGCAGTATCACCAGGACAATCTGAGACTGAATAA